One window of Botrimarina mediterranea genomic DNA carries:
- the fmt gene encoding methionyl-tRNA formyltransferase: MRIVALGTGPFAVPSLRALVASSAHEVLAVVTRPPRGRKGEPPAPMAAAAEELGLPLWQPESVNLPESVARLAGYEADLLVVCDYGEILKPDALGATRLGGINLHGSLLPKYRGAAPVQWAVLNGDAETGAAVIQMTPGLDAGPILGEVRTPIGSEETSGELEDRLSRLGAEVTLRVVNELASGTASGTPQDKSLATKAPRLKKEDGRIDWSRPAPAIKNQVRGLQPWPRAYAYVPQPKGEPLRLSVDRVEIVPGEGLPGEVLAVDKRLVVATGEGAVELLEVQPAGKRRMAAEEWLRGAALAVGTVLQPE, from the coding sequence ATGCGGATTGTTGCTCTAGGAACCGGGCCGTTTGCTGTGCCTTCGCTGCGGGCGCTGGTGGCGAGCAGCGCGCACGAGGTCCTGGCCGTGGTGACGCGGCCGCCGCGGGGGCGCAAGGGGGAACCGCCCGCTCCGATGGCGGCGGCGGCCGAAGAGCTCGGCTTGCCGCTTTGGCAGCCGGAGAGCGTGAACCTGCCCGAGTCGGTCGCTCGGCTCGCCGGCTATGAGGCCGACTTGCTCGTTGTGTGTGACTACGGCGAGATTTTGAAGCCGGACGCCCTCGGCGCGACGCGGCTGGGCGGGATCAACCTGCACGGGTCGCTGCTCCCCAAGTACCGCGGCGCGGCGCCGGTGCAGTGGGCGGTCCTCAATGGCGACGCGGAGACCGGCGCGGCGGTCATCCAGATGACGCCGGGGCTCGACGCCGGGCCGATCCTTGGCGAGGTCCGTACGCCGATCGGCTCCGAGGAGACTTCCGGCGAGCTCGAAGACCGCCTGTCGCGGCTCGGCGCCGAGGTCACGCTGCGCGTGGTCAACGAGCTTGCTAGCGGGACGGCTTCGGGGACGCCGCAAGACAAGTCACTGGCGACGAAGGCGCCGCGGCTCAAGAAGGAGGACGGCCGGATCGACTGGTCCCGCCCCGCCCCGGCGATCAAGAACCAAGTCCGCGGCCTCCAGCCCTGGCCCCGGGCGTACGCGTACGTACCCCAACCCAAAGGCGAGCCTTTGCGGCTTTCCGTGGACCGGGTCGAGATCGTCCCCGGCGAGGGGCTGCCCGGCGAGGTGCTGGCGGTCGACAAACGGCTCGTCGTCGCGACCGGCGAAGGCGCCGTCGAGCTGCTCGAGGTCCAACCCGCGGGCAAGCGACGGATGGCGGCGGAGGAGTGGCTGCGCGGGGCAGCGCTGGCCGTGGGAACCGTACTCCAACCCGAGTGA
- the lpdA gene encoding dihydrolipoyl dehydrogenase, whose amino-acid sequence MHSQVVVLGGGPGGYAAAFLAADLGLEVTIVEADPRLGGTCLLRGCIPSKALLHTAKVISEAEELADWGVEFAKPSIDINKVRARKEEVIETLSGGLAKLADARKVKRIHARGVFVDSKTLNLEPVKGASTIVGDEQLTFDYCILATGSVPAMPKFLNIGSPRVVDSTGALALVDIPESLLVVGGGYIGLEMGTVYHELGSKVTVVELADGLLPGADRDLVRPLAKRVKERFANVLLNHKVAGLKDVGDKVEVQIEGPELNDTVKFDRVLVSIGRWPVSKGFGLENTKVTVNERGFVEVDTQQRTSDPNIFAIGDVAGDPMLAHKAAYEGRIAAEVIAGKPSAFDAQAIPAVVFTDPEIAWAGLTVEEAKKAGREVEVATYPWQASGRATANGRTDGLTKWIIDPKTERVLGCGIVGSGAGELIAEAVLAIEMGCNVHDIASSIHPHPTLSETIAFAGEVHLGTATEIYKPKRK is encoded by the coding sequence ATGCACTCTCAGGTGGTAGTTCTTGGCGGCGGACCGGGCGGCTACGCCGCTGCGTTTCTGGCAGCCGACCTTGGCCTGGAAGTGACAATCGTCGAAGCCGACCCGCGTCTGGGCGGCACGTGCCTCCTACGCGGCTGTATCCCCAGCAAGGCCCTGCTGCACACCGCCAAGGTGATCTCCGAGGCCGAGGAGCTGGCCGACTGGGGCGTCGAGTTCGCGAAGCCCTCGATCGACATCAACAAGGTCCGCGCCCGCAAGGAAGAGGTTATCGAGACCCTCTCCGGCGGTCTGGCGAAGCTCGCCGACGCCCGCAAGGTGAAGCGGATCCACGCCCGCGGCGTTTTCGTCGATTCGAAGACTCTCAATTTGGAGCCCGTCAAAGGCGCCTCAACGATCGTCGGTGACGAGCAGCTCACGTTCGACTACTGCATCCTGGCGACCGGCAGCGTCCCGGCGATGCCGAAGTTCCTCAACATTGGTTCGCCGCGCGTGGTGGATTCGACCGGCGCTCTGGCGCTGGTGGACATCCCCGAGTCACTTCTGGTGGTTGGCGGCGGCTATATCGGCCTCGAGATGGGGACGGTCTACCACGAGCTCGGCTCGAAGGTGACGGTCGTCGAACTCGCCGACGGCCTGCTCCCGGGCGCCGACCGTGACCTCGTCCGCCCGCTGGCCAAGCGGGTGAAGGAGCGGTTCGCCAACGTGCTGCTTAATCATAAGGTGGCGGGGCTCAAGGATGTGGGCGACAAGGTCGAGGTGCAGATCGAAGGTCCCGAGCTGAACGACACGGTCAAGTTCGACCGCGTGCTGGTCTCGATCGGCCGCTGGCCCGTGTCGAAGGGCTTCGGCCTGGAGAACACGAAGGTCACGGTCAACGAGCGCGGCTTCGTCGAGGTCGATACGCAGCAGCGGACCAGCGACCCGAACATCTTCGCGATCGGCGACGTGGCGGGTGACCCAATGCTCGCCCACAAGGCCGCCTACGAGGGCCGCATCGCCGCCGAGGTGATCGCCGGCAAGCCGTCGGCGTTCGACGCCCAGGCGATCCCCGCCGTCGTGTTCACCGATCCCGAGATCGCGTGGGCCGGCCTCACCGTCGAGGAAGCCAAGAAGGCGGGCCGCGAGGTCGAGGTCGCCACCTACCCATGGCAGGCCTCTGGTAGGGCGACCGCCAACGGCCGCACCGACGGCCTCACCAAGTGGATCATCGACCCTAAGACCGAGCGTGTGCTGGGTTGCGGCATTGTTGGCTCCGGCGCCGGCGAGCTGATCGCCGAAGCCGTGCTCGCCATCGAGATGGGCTGCAACGTCCACGACATCGCCAGCTCGATCCACCCGCACCCAACGCTCAGCGAAACGATCGCCTTCGCCGGCGAAGTCCACCTGGGCACGGCGACAGAGATTTACAAGCCAAAACGTAAGTAA